A single Biomphalaria glabrata chromosome 2, xgBioGlab47.1, whole genome shotgun sequence DNA region contains:
- the LOC106058873 gene encoding uncharacterized protein LOC106058873, producing MYSHSAKQIISNACRSQKLLAAIESKWIIFRQIASTPSSSFEGSKTVESKEDDENRDFHFKKNRSTHLKFAKPPEEFTDFTPRKSSYFKSRHARTHNKSFENDIYDDGYSPRFSQRRDAEELGANIKEKEWDIEKLTPLEKNFFVENKVSEQDIESFYKSHNITVKRGNRPTPILDFHDANFPDEVNKQLERNGWTNPTPIQSVGWSLALSGQNMVGIAQTGSGKTLGFILPALVHIKHQSRVKRGEGPVVLVLAPTRELAQQIRSVASIYGQLLGIKSCCIFGGQSKLIQSRHISEGPEIVVATPGRLLDFIEMGVINLDRTSYVVLDEADRMLDMGFEPQIRKVLSQIRPDRQILMWSATWPEEIRQLAHDFLKDFVQVNIGSAELMANPNIEQVVKVCNPAEKLTILSQELQKAFSESENHKVLIFVQTKTQAEFLTHRLRKLGLQALAIHGDKSQLVRDKTLRSFRNGETNILVATDVASRGLDVNDITLVVNYDYPNTADDYIHRIGRTARASKKGKALSLITEADAGKIDDLAKVLIEAGQDVPSELSSLAYGKAKLKSKGYSKFSYHKSRFDRRNSW from the exons atgTATAGTCATAGTGCAAAGCAAATTATTTCAAATGCCTGTAGATCACAGAAACTTCTTGCCGCTATCGAAAGTAAATGGATAATTTTTAGACAAATTGCATCTACTCCATCCAGTAGTTTTGAAGG gtccaaaactgttgaaagcaaagaagatgatgaaaatagagattttcactttaaaaagaaTAGATCTACACACTTGAAATTTGCCAAGCCCCCAGAAGAATTCACTGATTTTACCCCCAGAAAAAGTTCATATTTTAAATCTAGACATGCAAGGACTCATAATAAAAGTTTTGAAAATGATATTTATGATGATGGATACTCTCCTAGATTTTCTCAGAGAAGAGATGCTGAAGAGTTGGGTgcaaatattaaagaaaaagagTGGGACATTGAAAAGCTTACACCTCTGGAGAAAAATTTCTTTGTTGAAAACAAAGTGTCAGAG CAAGATATAGAATCATTCTACAAATCACACAATATTACAGTTAAGAGAGGAAATAGACCAACACCTATTTTAGATTTTCATGATGCTAATTttccag atGAAGTTAACAAACAGCTTGAAAGAAATGGTTGGACTAATCCTACGCCTATCCAAAGTGTTGGTTGGTCACTTGCCTTGTCAGGTCAAAACATGGTTGGCATAGCACAGACTGGATCTGGGAAAACACTAGGA TTTATATTGCCAGCCTTGGTACATATAAAACACCAGAGCCGAGTCAAACGTGGGGAAGGACCTGTG GTTCTTGTATTAGCCCCAACCAGAGAGTTGGCACAGCAAATAAGAAGTGTTGCATCTATCTATGGGCAGTTGCTTGGCATTAAATCCTGCTGTATATTTGGTGGCCAGTCAAAACTGATTCAGTCTAGACACATATCTGAAG GTCCAGAGATTGTTGTAGCAACACCTGGCAGATTGCTTGATTTCATAGAAATGGGAGTTATAAATTTAGACAGAACTTCCTATGTTGTTTTGGATGAGGCAGATCGCATGCTAGATATGGGCTTTGAACCACAGATTAGAAAAGTGTTGAGTCAGATTAGA CCTGATAGACAAATCCTGATGTGGAGTGCTACATGGCCTGAGGAAATCAGACAATTGGCTCATGACTTTCTGAAAGACTTTGTTCAAGTGAATATAGGCTCTGCTGAACTCATGGCTAATCCAAATATTGAACAAGTGGTGAAAGTTTGTAACCCTGCAGAAAAACTGACCAT TTTATCGCAGGAATTACAAAAAGCCTTTTCAGAAAGTGAGAACCACAAAGTTTTGATATTTGTACAGACCAAAACTCAGGCTGAATTTTTAACTCACAGACTTCGGAAACTTGg CTTACAAGCTTTGGCCATCCATGGGGATAAATCACAATTAGTTCGAGACAAAACATTGAGGA GTTTTAGAAATggggaaacaaacattttagttgCAACCGATGTCGCATCAAGAGGATTAG ATGTGAATGACATAACCCTTGTAGTCAACTATGATTATCCAAACACAGCAGATGATTACATTCACCGCATTGGTAGAACTGCCAGAGCttcaaaaaaaggaaaagcacTTTCTTTAATTACAGAAGCAGATGCTGGCAAG ATTGATGATCTGGCTAAAGTTTTAATTGAAGCTGGCCAAGATGTTCCCAGTGAGCTGAGCAGTTTAGCTTATGGGAAAGCTAAACTAAAATCTAAAG gcTATTCCAAATTTTCTTACCACAAATCAA gatttgACAGAAGAAATAGTTGGTGA